CCTTTCGATCCTGCATGAATCTGATGATGGGTTGGTGGGGTAAGATTGCTTCTCTATCCCAAACTTTTGATGCAGTCTTGAGCTTGTAACTCTTGGACTGTTTCCCGAGGCTGTTGAGGTTTCTGTCCGAAGACAATGTTGATCCTTGGTCGACTTTGTTGATTTCGAAATTCTTGTGTTGGTATTTTTGTCTGTGAAAGGTTGTGAATGACTGGGAAGGGACCGCAGATGAGTTTGTTGTGAACCAATATCTTTGGTAGACATCATTTTCATCTGGTCGTTCCCactgcttgtggagtgatcaCCCGATGCATCATTGAATGGTGGTATCAAGGGTGAAGAATTGCTGGTTTTTCCCAAGTGTTTAGCAGGTTTCATGATGATGATTGAGGATTTATATGGCTTTGAAGAGCCAGAAACCTTGTCTCTGGCAGAAGAAGCCGTGCTGTTGAGTTGTGAATTTCTTGGGCTTGCTGCCCCGGAACTGCGATTCTGATCAACTGTTCCATCCGTGCTAATTTGTGATGCACAGTCCGATGCTTGTTCCTTGTTGTCCAACGTCGCTCGAGATCTTTGCATCTCTTTGAGTATATGTTTTAGAGCTCTGAGATCTTTTCCAGATTTGGTGAATTCAAGcgttgacaaccttttctcaATTTCTCCATAAACAGAGGAGTTTGGCACATCTGTAGCAAGTTCATGGCTTTCAGTAGCTGGCTCTTTAAAATCTCCTTTTCTATTGAGCTTGCTCTTCTGTGTAGTTTCCACCTTAAGCTTTGCACTTGCATTGGGCTTCAAACCCAAATGATTGTTTCTCAAGCTGGGTGAATATGAATCACCATGAGAAATTCTTGGGGACCCAGAAACCCGACTTTGTTGTTTGTTCTCATCATCATTCATCCTTGATGATCTTGACAAAGAATTTTGTTCATACGTTTGGTAAACATCGATCAATCTTGATGGACTGTTGATGGTTGAAGTTGAATCTGGGAGAGCCTCCAATCCCATTAACCTTGCTATGACTGTTGACGATTGTCTCGAACTCGCCGGTTCTTCGAAATCCCTGTTGCCTTTCTGCAAATCCTTAACTAGATCATTTGATCTCGTTCCAGAAACAGAGCGCTTAGCCCAGCTTTCTTTACTGTCCAGTGATAACCTTGGTAATTCTCTTATCTTTATGGTTGATTTCAATGTATCATAAGACTCCCTTCCATCATAAGAGAGCCTCCTATTGAACTTATGTGCTGAATGTGTGGGATTGTCGTTCTCTTCATTGGCACATCGATTTGCTTCTCGCAACCTCGCAAGAACACGAAATGAATCGTTCGATCCTGAATTCTTTGAATCATGGTACTCGACCGATCTCACCGGTCTTGGAGAGTCCACATGTTTTAATTTAGGATTCACTGCTTCTCCAGCCACAGTCCTGACTGAAATTCTACAAGCTTCTTTGTTCATATTCTCTTTGACAATATCCCGGAACTCCAAAGATTGGCAACCCAATTGCTTAGCAGCGGCAGCAGCATTATGTTGGTTCTTCAGAAACTCCCGAATTTTGTTTCCAGGAAAATCGACATGGCTGGGCAACGTTGTTTCGAGGTGAGCTGCTCTGTTGTTAGCATCAAGAGATGAAAAACTTGAAGAACATGAAGTTGTAGAAGAAAACGAGGTTCTGGATGACTCTGTGGAGGCTCTTTGTTTCTCCTTCGTAGTCTTCTTCTGGTTTTTCCCCTGCAATTGAACAAAAACATGTACTTTATAAACAAACAAGCCTACTTCCAAAACTCAACTGAATTGCTTCCGTGCTCAATGCTCACCGGAGTTCTCTCAGAGGCACTTTTTGGCTCCATTTGGTGGCCTTCGTTATGACCTGCCAAAGAAATCCACCagcaaaaacttcaaaaaacgATCTAAAAGACAGTGTTCATTAGAAGAGACATGGTCGAAACAGAATTACAGTAGAAGCAGAAGTACGCACCTGGCGGTGGAAGGAGTTTCTTGCGGTTGCGGCCGGCCATATCCCGGCCGCCGAGGATATAACGCCGGTCAAATATCTGAAAAATGCCATTCATGCAGCCAATTTGCTTATGAAGACTCTGATTGTCATCTGGTAAGGAATAGGTAAGCCTTGCAGACATCTCTTCCTTCACCCTCCTCTGTCTGGACTCCACCTTCTGTTATCTCTCTCTCAGCACTACAATGCTTAAGAGTTAAAATGGTAGAAACAATGGCTGCTTTTTAACAGAGGAAGGAAGCAAAAGGGTTGAAGAAACAGAGGTCACCAAACAAGGCTCTAAGTAGTAGTAGCAGTAGTAGAAGTAGTAGCCCCCACCTTATTCGAAGAACTACAAGTCCAAAACTTGAGGGAATGAGAAGGGTAGTAAGATATGGATTGTTTTAGGTTTGTTCACAGAACACGAAAAGACGAGTGGTTTATCCTTTAGCTCTGTTCTCTCTGTCTGTGTGTATGTGTGTTTGGTTGTGGGtttaaatggaagaaaaaccaaaacccaATGCCGAGAAGCCAGTTAAAGAGAGAATGATGCTCTGGTGACAGCTTTTTTTGTCTACTCCATTACGTAAAAgatagaacaaaaaagaacagaGTGTGAGGACGATGGGGAATTTTCAGAGAGAATTCCAATTCGGATTAAGCTAAAGCTAATCTAAGTTATGTATGGATGGATGATGATGTGGGTCAGATCTGAAatggatttttattttcattttttgggtTTCCACACAGTTTTGATGTGGCGGAGAAGATAATGGATGGAGGCCTGTGGGTCAGCCAGCAGCAGAGGtacccctctctctctctctctccctctctctccctctacTTGAGGGGAGAGCATGTGGTGTCTGTCAGAAAAGTggaacaaaatttaagaaagtgggatttttatttctacaaaAGTATtgccaacaaaaaaaacaaaaaaaaaagctttgctTCACCTCTAATCTCTCCCCCTAACTTCCCTTCCTATTCAACCGTTGCCATTCCACGTTTCTGAAGaatcaaaccaaaacaaaaagaaatttggttCGTTTAATTCAGGTTGCCTTCTATGTTACTTGATCTTGTTAGGTAGGAATCATTTACCGGCCTACTTTAAGTCTAAGCTCattgtttttagtttattcGGAAGACTTCATACCAAAAGTTTTCAATAATCACCCTCTGGAACAACATATACCATAGAGTCTCTCTTAATACTTATGGAGTTCTCGAACAACTTCCCTTTAGTCGATgcttgactccttctctagaacCCTTAAATAGAGTATAAGTATACCATTTATTTGATACCTgcgtcacttttgactacaccctCGAatctcacaacttctttgtttaacatttgagaattttattgatataataaGTTAAAAGCATGATTGtgataccatattaggaatcacaaagttccacaataatatgatattatctgctttgagCGTAAATTTTCATgtctttacttttgattttccGTCCTAACCATACTCGACAGATATGTGAGTGTGTACTGTAAAAGGGGTTTTTGATTTTTGAGTGTTAGGTTGATTACTGAAATCTTGAAAGCCAAGCAACTTAGTATTCTGTTATCCAACATCTCTTTCTGGTCGGTAAAACCATGTTCCGTAAAAACCACAATCTTAAACACACACCTTATGGAtccatcattattattatcaattttgtATCCCTTTCTCACACTTCTTTTTAGGAATcatcattcaatttcaaagtaacaaaaaataataataataataataataataataataaatacgaTGGCTAacgaaattttttataataattctttttaaggtaagatattattaaaaagtttaaaagttcGAAACTTTTTATAACGttatagtattttattttattaaatttataatatgtttatcataccttaaatattttttaatggtataatatattataggaTTCTTCTTCATCACTAATAATAGTTTTTCCGCTATATTTTGTTATAGCTTTACTCATGACTATAAAATGTATGACTCTTTATGATATCCTTTTATTATGATGCATTTAGAAGAcgaaacaaaaaggaaaaaaggaaaaagggaagagaatttgatgataaacaaagaaattgaagcAAAGATAGAAGTAAATCCATGTGCATTCACTCAAAGGCTTCATTGAAGCAAAAACAACTCTACCAACCCAAGTTTACATTCATCAACACAATCCACCTAATGTTTCCAACAACtaaagcaaaaacaaacaaaatcccTAAAGGAATTCCAAACTGATACTTTAATTCAAATCCAAGCATATTATATACATTAAACTCGAACATATATCGGTTGTTATAgtcaatttaaacataactcaactgGTTAAGACACATGTTatcgaaaaagaaagtagTTACACCAACATTTATGTTAGGATAAGTCATGTTCATTTAATTCACGGAATGAAGAGTATGAGAAGgagtagggagagatttctaaggagtagggagagatttctcaTTGTTAGCTAAACCGGGTATAGAGACAAAACTAAGACCTAAAACTAACCTGAAAAATCCAATCCTAAcaaaatttttgtgaagaatCTTCGTTTTGATCTTTCGAAaagtaaatagaaaattcTTTGTAGATAGAGACGGAGATGAAAAAGGTTTCTCTATCCTCACTCTCGTCTCGTGAACATctctaattaaaataagatgtGACGAATTCAATAAACTCATCTCTAGCTCATATATTCGAATCTAAACATAAACATATGCATGTGAATCCAACGAAATACTTTCATAGATTGAGGCGAATTAtaagataataattattgCTAAAAGCCAAGGCCCTAAgtcttcaattattattattattattattgaaccCTAAATAATACATGAAATGAAATCTTCCAAGAAGCTACTGTGGTACGATCCATGAAATtgcaaaccaaaaaaaaaaaaaaaaattgtactttcaatttttcttaataCATCCAAGCCAGTGTTCAAACAATACAAAATCCcttcctaattttcttttaactttttataaatcATTTGTAAGGTACCATAAAACGACCACGGAAAAGACACCCGAATAAGTTTAGTTCTTAAATTTCTTACTCgtatttaataagtttatgtgacacccgagtaaatgAGGGCTCTTTTTCGATGACTTCGTCATAGAAATTTCATGATTAAGTGTGTTTTACTTAGACCTTCACTCTTAAGAAACGAGGAGTAgataacgtgaccatgtcgtaGAAGATGTAGTGAAATatcgagaaaaataaaaaatgaaaacttttaaGGTTTGGGTTCGGGTTTGGGTTCGGGTTCTTAAATGATGTATAAATAATGTATGTTGCATGTGACTTAGTGAGCAATGGTGACACAAAGAAGTACAAGCAAAGGACATCCAACCAACACACCActttctatcatttttttcttttaattattacatttatatTTGTGTTTAGGGAAATCAAACAATAATGGCCActcttaaattataattataattttttaattttgacatttgtatatatttaccctaaaatttctaaatttctaaattttatttaataaaatctctaaattcttaattttattttaataaattattcacttattcaataatttttttcttttatattatgcAATTTGGGTTATTAtagtttgaaatttgtgaATTTATTAATTCCAAANtttttcttttatattatgcAATTTGGGTTATTATAGTTTGAAAATTGTGAATTTATTAATTCCAAGTTACGAATATTTCATACGTTTCAAACTTAGCTTCTAcccacaaattaaattaataaatacaatatttcaaacaaaaaaataataaataaatattacgaaaaaaaatgatataaaattagcGATAATTAAACTTCCATAGCAAGTAATAAGAAGCTTCttcgaaattaaaaaattaaatNACTTAGCTTCTAcccacaaattaaattaataaatacaatattttcgaaattaaaaaattaaatataacgagtgatttgaaatatattattttaagtttaccATGTTTAAAtcctataaattaaataagtatttgttttttttctttatagaaattaaatataNATATAACGACtgatttgaaatatattattttaagttttccATGTTTAAAtcctataaattaaataagtatttgtctttttttctttatcgaaattaaatatatccaataatatatatatatatgacgtggataattttgaaatggacGTGAATTTAAAATGGGAAAAGGGGATGCAAAAGCACATGGAAAAAGGGAGGGCATCACATGTGTGATTGATTcccttaataaaattaaaaattaaaaattaaaaattcaacacAAAGGGCAGAGGGGGCAGGAGGGGCAGGAGGGGCAGGAGGGGCAGGAAGGGCAGGGGGCAGGGACCAAACCTAGCCATCTCCATCATTTCTTGACTACCTTCCAACAAGCATCATCACAAATTATACACATGATCTGCCTTCTACCTTCACTCTATTCATAATCATGCCTTAATCCACCTATGTTATAACGACGTTTATGCTTCTCGGGTcctttttttacttcttttcaTGTCTCctcaatcattttcaaatcGATCAATGTCGAGTTACTGATATATGTTCTATCAGCNtaatatatatatatatgacgtggataattttgaaatggacGTGAATTTAAAATGGGAAAAGGGGATGCAAAAGCACATGGAAAAAGGGTGGGCATCACATGTGTGATTGATAcccttaataaaattaaaaattaaaaattaaaaattaaaaattcaacacAAAGGGCAGGAGGGGCAGGAGGGGCAGGAGGGGCAGGGGGCAGGNaataaaattaaaaattaaaaattaaaaattcaacacAAAGGGCAGAGGGGGCAGGAGGGGCAGGAGGGGCAGGAGGGGCAGGAAGGGCAGGGGGCAGGGACCAAACCTAGCCATCTCCATCATTTCTTGACTACCTTCCAACAAGCATCATCACAAATTATACACATGATCTGCCTTCTACCTTCACTCTATTCATAATCATGCCTTAATCCACCTATGTTATAACGACGTTTATGCATCCCgggtccttttttttttacttcttttcaTGTCTTctcaatcattttcaaatcGATCAATGTCGAGTTACTGATATACGCTCTATCAGTTTCATTATTTTTCGAAATATTCAACGAAttgaacaaataataattgCTCGTTGTAATTCCTCAACCTTACGTTTTAGAAAGTTTCATTGGAGTGTTGTGGGATTGTTGGGTAAATTCATAATCCTCGGCCAAAGTAATGAAGAGATCTCAATCATACTCGtaagtttatttaataatgatgTAATTATTTCGTtgattaaaactttaatttattatttttatgtttaatttgaggaataaatttatttcgttctataatttataattttgattagatatatataaatttcgGGACCATTTGAAGTTACTCATTTCCTAGCTTTGTTGACCTAATCGATAGTAGGTGGGTTGAACCTATTTCTTTATACGTTCCATagtcaattatttataattgtttttaatatggAATCACTACAACGGGAGtcagattcagattaccttgttgattgaATACCTCAAGataagaacattgtttgagattcgaatcactccacaagcaagatcaatcatgtctagcttgaatgattcttgtcaatcaaatatctcaatgcaagaacacttgtttgagattcgagtcactctacaagcaagattgatcatgtcgagcttgaatgattctacatgcaacctaaattacatagaattgcaaagaaacttagtcgaGAATGCACAAATACTCCTTCTACTATATTTTGCAAGTTTACTTACAAAtataacatacatggcttAATATAGcgtcaaaatgaaactattaaatgCATTCCAAGaattgtaacattcatactttatagCTATAATTAACCACGGTGTAAATGTAACTCAAgcatttataataatgaatcttcattcttgtttagtgtagcatgaattgaaatatctttagATAATTTGAATGGGGTCGGtaaagaattgattttatatttttaatgaaaaaaaaagaaaaaaaaaaagaataaatgtgGGTGTGTCTGGAAATTCTTTGATGTAAGTATTGACAAATTGatataaatcaattattaaatcaTAGTCTTCAAAATTGACAGTTCATTGGGATCTACAAACTCACATGCTTTTTTTTCCATGGAGATGACCAAATCTTCTTTtgacttaattattttatttacttaatttatcacattattaaaaacaaataaataaataattttaattatttcttttattgcGACTTTCAAACcctttgaaatttattattttttttaatttcgtt
This genomic window from Cucurbita pepo subsp. pepo cultivar mu-cu-16 chromosome LG01, ASM280686v2, whole genome shotgun sequence contains:
- the LOC111798962 gene encoding protein LONGIFOLIA 2-like gives rise to the protein MSARLTYSLPDDNQSLHKQIGCMNGIFQIFDRRYILGGRDMAGRNRKKLLPPPGHNEGHQMEPKSASERTPGKNQKKTTKEKQRASTESSRTSFSSTTSCSSSFSSLDANNRAAHLETTLPSHVDFPGNKIREFLKNQHNAAAAAKQLGCQSLEFRDIVKENMNKEACRISVRTVAGEAVNPKLKHVDSPRPVRSVEYHDSKNSGSNDSFRVLARLREANRCANEENDNPTHSAHKFNRRLSYDGRESYDTLKSTIKIRELPRLSLDSKESWAKRSVSGTRSNDLVKDLQKGNRDFEEPASSRQSSTVIARLMGLEALPDSTSTINSPSRLIDVYQTYEQNSLSRSSRMNDDENKQQSRVSGSPRISHGDSYSPSLRNNHLGLKPNASAKLKVETTQKSKLNRKGDFKEPATESHELATDVPNSSVYGEIEKRLSTLEFTKSGKDLRALKHILKEMQRSRATLDNKEQASDCASQISTDGTVDQNRSSGAASPRNSQLNSTASSARDKVSGSSKPYKSSIIIMKPAKHLGKTSNSSPLIPPFNDASGDHSTSSGNDQMKMMSTKDIGSQQTHLRSLPSHSQPFTDKNTNTRISKSTKSTKDQHCLRTETSTASGNSPRVTSSRLHQKFGIEKQSYPTNPSSDSCRIERVNGRKVGSYSTEIKTKQKSPTLNQKSTKRSSKSSICPGDMNQQGSVYPLKPESNRVTSNTDTKIANNEQFDNTRRNYVLQDDDGCEQMNAEMRLSNSVTKVKATLTSSEQQSPVSVLDSSFYQEESPSPVKKISYAFEDDETINSEAESSREVPVQSQKSTETLSSEIKNLKSEIDNLRKHIRQVNFSYEEELLNDCQNHPCQEMNSQHKYIWQILSESGLLKDLDHGLSAIHLHSPGHLINPNLFLALEQSEAAKWPFNGDTYSKQNSRSEARNKVQRKLVFDTVNELLLDKLVVERSSEHWPTRSNISGTESRGQQILKEVCTEIDQLQDSNQNSSFTDCDDATRNVIWKDLTHPSHYWGDYKNNVPGIVLDVERQIFKDLITEIVMDDESFYDYHCRGSPSN